The genomic stretch gtgaaaaaaaaagatcagaattgggctgcctgtgtaaacgctgcCCATGAGTACAACATTCTTCAACTGGTTGTTCAGAACAGCACAGTTTCCATTAAAAGTTGCACGCCATTGAGTCCTGTTGGAACGAGACCTTGGCCTATAGCCTAAGGGGCAACTCCTCCCCTCTAACTCTCTCCTGCAGTCCCACGTAACATCAACCTCCCCTTATGCTGCATTCGTAACCCAGTGAGAGGTTGAGAATTTACCAGTTGTGAAGCCGTAAACTTAAAATTtagtgttaaaaaaaaacaataattaaTAGATCgtttttttaataaatgttttgttgcgTTTTAACTGCTGAAAATCCTGTTGAGGTCATTTGCTTTAGTAGGGGAcgtcagaggtcagcatgtgggagaagtggGAGCTACGGATGACGGACTAGTTTTCCACTGGGAAtgctgcattcaaaacaactgggaaaacGGCTCCGACTGggattattcatatttttttaatagTCATCCAACTCCAACAACAAAACagtcatttatttaaaaaataaatatagaatACTACGGTTTTTGAACACTTATCATTTATTTGCGAGCATaatagctgtacttttagttcATGGTTGACGCAGCTTGTTTGccattagccaatcagcgtttcTCAACGAGTTCAAAGCACTTGAATGCATCTAACTCGTATTTACGACTTCACAACGGGTAATTACCACCTTCCCATTTGTTTATGAACACAGCATGAGGGCTGGGAGAGGAGCCTCCTTGGTCACAGCAGAGTCTGGGAGAGGAGCCTCCTGGGTCACAGCAGAGTCTGGGAGAGGAGCCTCCTTGGTCACAGCAGAGTCTGGGAGAGGAGCCTCCTTGGTCACAGCAAAGTCTGGGAGGGGAGCCTCCTTGGTCACAGCAGAGTCTGGGAGAGGAGCCTCCTTGGTCACAGCAAAGTCTGGGAGGGGAGCCTCCTTGGTCACAGCAGAGTCTGGGAGAGGAGCCTCCTTGGTCACAGCAGAGTCTGGTCAGATGGGGTAGAAGTTCTGTAACCTCCAGGACCAGTGAGTTACTGGGCCACACAGACCTAAATCAGTGTTTCCCAATCTTGGTCCCTGGCGACCCAATTAGGGCACATTTTTTGCACTAACACTTGATTCAACTAATCACCTCATCTTTAGCAAACGTCCCATTTAAATATTGTTAATCTTTACCACTTCTCTTCTACGACCGTTTCAGATAGAAACGCCAggtcctcccgagtggcacagctaAGGGAAAAAATGACTTAAGATATTTTATCCACTGAGACATGGTATACATGATAATCCACttagaggaatggaagattcattCCTACCTTAAGTCATTTCCTGTCGGTGACCCGGCaatcaaatgacctagtggcctcatgtaTGGAGCGATTTCAGTGCCAACAGAAATTGTATTAGAATCTTGTCATTTAGAAATTTGTGTTAGGATATTGAATTTAATGCACACATTCAGTACCACCACTGTCACTGGTAATTTATTATGGTCAGTCATACTTTGATCACTCGCAACGCTAAGTGGAATGCAGGATAGggggtaatgttagctagctagctagaataggtaacaaaaaaaaaaaaaagctatgtAATGTTAAAATACAATGTAAACTCTTGGGATAACTAAAACtaagagaaactataacacattGAATTGATGTTTAATTTAATTTCATCAGAGCAACCAAAACGGCACAAAACAGGCTTCTTATGAAGTCAGCTAACTAGCAACAGTTTACCCCAATACCATGGCAACAGTTTACCCCAATACCATGGCAACAGTTTACCCCAATACCATGGCAACAGTTTACCCCAATACCATGGCAACAGTTTACCCCAATACCATGGCAACAGTTTACCCCAATACCATGGCAACAGTTTACTCCAATACAATGGCGCTGGTTAACACGGCGCTGGTTAACCAGATCCAGATGTTGAGATCTGTTAACATGCGGCCACGGTTAACCCCCCACAGTCTCAAACCGTAACATGCGGCCACGGTTAACCCCCCACAGTCTGAAACCGTAACATGCGGACACGGTTAACCCCCCACAGTCTCAAACCGTAACGTGGACACGGTTAACCCCCCACAGTCTCAAACCGTAACGTGGACACGGTTAACCCCCCACAGTCTCAAACCGTAACATGTGGCCACAGTTAACCCCCCACAGTCTCAAACCGTAACATGTGGCCACAGTTAACCCCCCACAGTCTGAAACTGTAACATGCGACCACGGTTAACCCCCCACAGTCTCAAACCGTAACATGTGGCCACAGTTAACCCCCCACAGTCTCAAACCGTAACATGTGGCCACAGTTAACCCCCCACAGTCTGAAACTGTAACATGCGACCACGGTTAACCCCCCACAGTCTCAAACCGTAACACGTGGACAGTTTGCTTGCAACCAGGCTGTGCCTCCTAGAGTTGGTTTAGCAGACTGACAGAAGCCAGACACTCCAACTCAAGCTTTAAACATGGTTGGACATCCTCCAACATCTACATCATTTGATGTAAAGACCTATCAGCTTGAAAACTTGATGAAGTTTGTTATTAAATAATAGTCAGATTCATCTAACCAAGCCAACCCCATAGGTATGTTAATTTGGATGCTGATCCAGCCTCTccaacttgtgtgtgtgtatgtgtgtgtgtgtgtgtgtgtgtgtgtgtgtgtgtgtgtgtgtgtatttctgtcatGTCTGGATAATATAGtattataattatatatttttattcttCTACGCAACAGTTGCGGATATAAAGGACACATTCTGGATCATAGGATTCATCTACAGCAGGCAGGTCAAGGAGGTggaggtctgtcagggtcagGTCAAGGAGGTGGAGATCTGTCAGGGTCAGAGGCAGGTCAAGAAGGTGGAGGTCTGTCAGGGTAGGGGCAGGTCAAGGAGGTGGAGGTCTGTCAGGGGCAGAGGCAGGTCAAGGAGGTggaggtctgtcagggtcaggggcagaggCAGGTCTAGAAGGTGGAGGTCTGTCAGGGGCAGGTCAAGAAGGTGGAGGTCTGTCAGGGGCAGGTCAAGAAGGTGGAGGTCTGTCAGGGGCAGGTCAAGGAGGTGGAGGTCtgtcaggggcaggggcaggtcAAGAAGGTGGAGGCCTGTCAGGGTCAAGGGCAGAGGCAGGTCAAGGAGGTggaggtctgtcagggtcaggggcagaggTAGGTCAAGAAGGTGGTCTGTCAGGGGCAGGTCAAGAAGGTGGAGGTCTGTCATGGTCAGGGGCAGGCCAAGGAGGTGGAGGTCTGTCAGGAGCAGGGGCAGGTCAAGGAGGTGGAGGTCTGGCAGGGTCAGAGGCAGGTCAAGGAGGTGGAGGTCTGGCAGGGTCAGAGGCAGGTCAAGAAGGTGGAGGTCTGTCAGGGGCAGGGGCAGAGGCAGGTCTAGAAGGTggaggtctgtcagggtcaggggcaggggcaggtcaaggaggtggaggtctggcaggggcaggggcaggtcaaggaggtggaggtctgtcagggtcagggtcagaggcaggtcaaggaggtggaggtctgtcagggtcagggacaggtcaAGAAGGTggaggtctgtcagggtcagaggcagaggcAGGTCAAGGAGGTGGAGTTCTGTCAGGGGCAGGTCAAGAAGGTGGAGGTCTGTCAGGGGCAGGTCAAGGAGGTGGAGGTCTGTCAGTGTCAGGGGCAGGTCAAGGAGGTggaggtctgtcagggtcagGTCAAGGAGGTGGAGGTCTGTCAGGGGCAGGTCAAGGAGGTGGAGGTCTGGCAGGGGCAGAGGCAGGTCAAGGAGGTGGAGGTCTGTCAAGATCAGGGTCAGAGGCAGGTCAAGGAGGTGGAGGTCTGTCAGGATCAGGGTCAGAGGCAGGTCAAGGAGGTGGAGTTCTGTCAGGGTCAGAGGCAGGTCAAGAAGGTGGAGTTCTGTCAGGGTCAGAGGCAGGTCAAGAAGGTGGAGTTCTgtcagggtcagaggcagaggcAAGTCAAGGAGGTGGAGGTCTGTGAGGGTCAGGGGCAGGTCAAGAAGGTGGAGGTCTGTCAGGGCCAGAGGCAGGTCAAGAAGGAGGAGGTCTGTCAGTGGTC from Oncorhynchus clarkii lewisi isolate Uvic-CL-2024 chromosome 25, UVic_Ocla_1.0, whole genome shotgun sequence encodes the following:
- the LOC139383660 gene encoding involucrin-like, which translates into the protein MRPRLTPHIADIKDTFWIIGFIYSRQVKEVEVCQGQVKEVEICQGQRQVKKVEVKKVEVCHGQGQAKEVEVCQEQGQVKEVEVWQGQRQVKEVEVWQGQRQVKKVEGQGQVKEVEVWQGQGQVKEVEVCQGQGQRQVKEVEVCQGQGQVKKVEVCQGQRQRQVKEVEFCQGQVKKVEVCQGQVKEVEVCQCQGQVKEVEVCQGQVKEVEVCQGQVKEVEVWQGQRQVKEVEVCQDQGQRQVKEVEVCQDQGQRQVKEVEFCQGQRQVKKVEFCQGQRQVKKVEFCQGQRQRQVKEVEVCEGQGQVKKVEVCQGQRQVKKEEVKEEEVCQGHAKEEEVCQGQVKEVEVCQGQRQVKEVEVCQGQRQVKEVEFCQGQVKKVEVCQGQRQVKKVEFCQGQRQRQVKEVEVCEGQGQVKKVEFCQGQVKEVEVCQGQRQVKKVERQVKKVEVCQGQRQVKEVEVCQGQRQVKEVEVCQGQRQVKEVEVSQGQRQVKKVEVCQGQGQRLM